Part of the Longimicrobium sp. genome, CCCCGGCCGGTGTGCTTCGTGGACCTGGTTCACAGCGGCGCCACCTTCGGGCGGCTCTCCGACGAACTGGGGCGATGGGCGCGGGACGAGGGGGTGGACGTCAAAGCCGTGCGACGGCGGGTGCGATTCGTGGGGATCACCGAGCGCGGAAAGAACAGCCCCAACGCGTGGCGATGGTTCCAGCGCGTCGAGTGGAGAAAGGACTATCCGCGGAGCGCCCTGAGAGGGCTTTCGCTGCCGTACTGGACGTGGACCACGTGGGGGGACAGCCAGGAGAAGACGGTGCCTTCGCACAGCCAGGCGCGGTGGGGATCGGACGACATGCACCAGCCGCCGCGCGACCCCGAGCACCTGCGCGCGCTCCGGCTTGCGGTAAGGTTCCACGAGCGAGGCCGCACGCGCGAGGAACGGGAGCGGTTCTGTGCGGAGCTGGTGGGGCGCCCGGAGATGCGCGAGCCCTGGCTCCGTTCGCTAGTCGTGCAGATCCGCGCACGCTGACGCGCGGAACTGCGCCTCACGGGGGGGCACGGAGAACACGGAGGAGGCTTTCCTCGATGGCTTCCGTGCCCTCAGCCGTTCAGGTCAGGTGCAGGGCGTTCCGAGGGGCGGAACGGGCTTATCCACCCGCGGCCGCGCCGGGTGGTTGGCCACCTCCACGCCGATGTCGGCGATCAGCTGCGTGACGCGCGCCAGTTTGTCGTAGTCGATCAGGTGGGCCTCGTCCTGCGGCTTGTGATACTGGTCGTGAAGCCCGGTGGTGAAGAACGTCACCGGGATGCCGTAGCGCGCGTAATTGTAGTGGTCAGACCGGCAGTAGATGCGCTCCGGGTGGTTGGGCGCATCGAACGAGTAGTCGAAGGCGAAGGGCCGTGGCCGCGTGCGGTTGACCGCCTCCACCACTTCGCCCAACTCGGTCGATAGCCGCCGCGAGCCCACCAGGTACAGCGAGTCGGGCGCGTTGCGGCCGATCATGTCGATGTTCAGCTGCGCGACGATTGACTCGCGCGGCACCGTGGGCGTGCGCGTGAACGCTTCCGAGCCCAGCAGTCCCTTCTCCTCGGCCGTGTGCCAGACGAAAAGGACGGACCGCGCGGGCGGCTGCCGCACCAGGCGCTCGGCGATCTCCAGCATGGCCACCGTGCCGCTGCCGTCGTCGTCGGCGCCGTTGTAGATGGAGTCGCCACCCACCGGCTGCCCGATCCCGTCGTGGTCGTAGTGCGAGCCGATGGCCACGTACTCGCCCCGGCGCGCCGCGTCCGCGCCGGGGAGCACGCCGACCACGTTGAACGCCTCGATGGGGGAGCTGGTGCGGCGGATGGCGTAGCGGAACGCGCCCAGGTCGGGCAGGGGGCGGGTTGCCTGCGCGAGCGGCCGGCCGATCATCCGCTCCGCGCCCGCCGGGTCCGTCAGGAACACGGTGGGCAGTTCGCCCGCGGCGGGCGCGGCGCTGTCCGCGGGAGCCACGCTGCCGTTGCGGGCGATCCCCTGCGCGTAGGCCCAGAACTGCTCCAGGTCTCCCTCGGCGATCATGATCACGCCGGCGAGCGGCGACCCGGGGCCCAGCAGCGCGCCCACGTTGTAGCGCGGCTGCCCCGGCTGCGCGCCGGGCGCCACGCCCATCCGCAGGATCAGCACGCCGCCCCGCATCTGCTCCGCCGTCAGTTCCTCCGCCTGGGAAACGGAGGGATCCACGATCCACCCGCCGTACAGCAGCCGCCCCGCCGCCTGCTGGCGCGTGTTGGCGGGGAGCCCTCCCGTGCCGCTGACCGGGACGATCACGTCCGCGCCTAGCGTGCGTCCGCCGAGGCTCACCTCCGCCTCCGCGCGCATGCGGACCAGCGGCACCGCGTTGAACCACGAGCCGCCATCGCCCGCGGGGCGCAGCCCCAGCCGCGTCATCTCCGCCACCAGGTAGTCGGCCGCCTTGCGGATGCCGGGGGTGCCCACGTCCCGCCCCTGCATGCTGTCGTGCGCCACGATCTCCATCCGGTGGCGCAGGTCGGCCGCGGTGATGGCGGTTCCGGTCGGGGACACCGGGCCGGGCACGGGCGCCGGGCCCGCCGCCGGCGCCGCGCAGGCGGAGAGCGCGGCGGCGAGGGCCGGGGCGGCGATACGGGGAAGGGATCTGCTCACGTGAATCTCTGCTGCGGGTGGAAGGCTGCGACGCGATGCGCCCCGGTGCCGTCGCAAGCTCTGCGGCGTGGACGGCACGCGCAAGGACGGAAACCGACGAGGGCCCGCCCGGAACGCTCCCGGGCGGGCCCTCGTGAACGTGCGGAAGCGATCAGGGGCGCGTCCACACGTTGTTCTGGCGGTCCACGTCCGGGAACACGTTCTCCGCGTCGATCTCCACCCGCACGATCGGCGAGCCGCCCCCGGGCGGAAGGGTCAGCGTCGCCGACTTGCGGCCCGACAGCCACTCTTCCACCGGCACCTCCACCGTTTGCGTGCCGCCGTCCTGGCGGGTGATGGTGACGCGCGCCGGCATGGGCGCCAGGCCCCGGTCCTCGACGACGATCGTGGCGCCGCGGTCCGTTTCCGTCACGCTGGCGACCGCGTGGTCCAGCGTCCAGGTCTCGTAGAACCAGGTGCGCCAGAACCAATCCAGGTCCTCGCCCGCCACCTCCTCGACCGTGTTGAAGAAGTCCCACGGGTAGGGGTGCTTGAACTTCCAGCGGTTGTGGAAGGTGGTCCACGCACGGTTGAACGTCTGCTCGCCCAGCAGCCCGCGCAGGGTGGCGAAGACGGTGCCCGGCTTGGGGTACGACGCCGTGCCGAACGCCGCGGAGGTGTAGTGGAAGTCGCTGCGCCGCATGATCTCGCCCTCGGCGCCGGCGCGGGCCGTGCCCAGGTACGAAGCGCGGTCCTCCAGCTCGGGCGTGGTCCCGGGAAAGGTGTCCCGGCGGGCCTGGGCCTCGTGGAATGTGGTCATCCCCTCGTCCATCCACGAGTAGCGGCGCTCGTCGACGTTCACGATCATGGGCACCCACATGTGCGCCAGCTCGTGCGCCGTCACCGCGTACAGCGCCGAGTCGCCCTGCGCCGTGTATCCCCCGATCAGCGTCATCATGGGGTACTCCATCCCCCCGCCGACGATGCCCTGTCCCTCCACCGCCGTCATGTGCGGCCAGGGATAGGGCACGCCCGTGTAGCCGGAAAGGAAGCGGATGGAGTGCTGCTCGTAGCG contains:
- a CDS encoding M28 family metallopeptidase gives rise to the protein MSRSLPRIAAPALAAALSACAAPAAGPAPVPGPVSPTGTAITAADLRHRMEIVAHDSMQGRDVGTPGIRKAADYLVAEMTRLGLRPAGDGGSWFNAVPLVRMRAEAEVSLGGRTLGADVIVPVSGTGGLPANTRQQAAGRLLYGGWIVDPSVSQAEELTAEQMRGGVLILRMGVAPGAQPGQPRYNVGALLGPGSPLAGVIMIAEGDLEQFWAYAQGIARNGSVAPADSAAPAAGELPTVFLTDPAGAERMIGRPLAQATRPLPDLGAFRYAIRRTSSPIEAFNVVGVLPGADAARRGEYVAIGSHYDHDGIGQPVGGDSIYNGADDDGSGTVAMLEIAERLVRQPPARSVLFVWHTAEEKGLLGSEAFTRTPTVPRESIVAQLNIDMIGRNAPDSLYLVGSRRLSTELGEVVEAVNRTRPRPFAFDYSFDAPNHPERIYCRSDHYNYARYGIPVTFFTTGLHDQYHKPQDEAHLIDYDKLARVTQLIADIGVEVANHPARPRVDKPVPPLGTPCT